AGAAAGAGAtagattaaaattgatttaataattttaattatatttttaatttaatattttttgaggGGATGCTACATTTTCAATCAGGAACTTAAtgcattaatattattttgattgGGAAAAGTCGTCTTATGAATGTGAAATAGGGTAGCGTGGCGTCTGTCTGGGGTTAGTAGAATCTTGAACTAGTCCTTGTAATAATCTCTCCCATTATTGACATTAAAAAGTCAAAGTCAAGAGTCGTTTTATTTTTGTTAGCCAATTAGCTTTAACTGTCCTTGTAATGGTAagataaatatctaaaattccaaatcattaattttaaaactaagtATTTAAACatagtattaaattatttatatttgtagttgatttttaaagtaaatgataattttattatttaaattaattttaactataattaattaaaaaaatctcaaaagatatatataaaatacaattaacgaattaaatttttaaacaaaGGGATCATAAAtaagatgataatttaatttaaattaattttatagcttgttaaaaaaatctcaaaagaTAATAAACATGCAATAAGATTAGATTTTAAGTCAATATTGTATTAAACTGCATACTTAAATATTAGGTACATCTATGGAGCTTATTGAATGagatcaaatcgaaaaaattgaccaaAGCCAATTAATATAgaaatttagtttgattataaatttttttgtttgatttaatttttatttttaaaaaaattaattattccaATTCGATTTTAatgagaataaataaataaaatcaactcGATATGtggtaataatatattatttttaataatataaagaaattaaattataattaaaattaaaatatttaaaatttaattgattaaacgaaattaaatctaatcaaattgaattaaatcaatttgattcaaattaatttctatttaaaattatttcgactcaattttataaatattaaaattttaatctaaGAATCAAATTTATCAGATGCTAAGCGGTAAATCAGATTACAAGAACTCGGTGGAAatgtctttttattattattataaaacaaTGTGAAGGTtcaaacttaaacttttcaatCTCTTGAAAAGGCGCTCCAATATTGTGTGTgtttgttttttcaataattatatataataattaatataaactattaaataataatttaaattaattattttaaattacgtgaaaagtgaatttaaaaattatttgtatcAATTTGAATCCAATCATTTAATTGATGTTAAAATTACtctaaatcaaaaaaattatataaaactaGTGGGACTGTGGAAAAAAGCTATCCGTATGAGATGAGATAGAATTGCCCAAAATACTAATGAATCACAATATCTGATTTAATATTTAGTTGCAACAAGAATTAACCTAATCATTATATTTGATTTAATATTCAGTTGCGATGAAAACGTCATAAATTTAACATTCTATATAGATAAAATaggataaattaaaatttatataataattaatacgaaattattaaataatttaaattaatcatctTAAAACTTTCATCAATTTGACCCAGctatttcatttataatttttcaattatataaaaataaaaataattgatgcATATACCTTTATACACCTAAATTGTATCTTGTATTATTGAGGCACACAAATATTGTGTGGTCCAAGTGATGTTAGTAAACCCATAAAGTGTGTTGAAGAGCAAGGTGGATCTAGTTGagtctttatatttttctctaaatttaataaaatttataatttaacctttatttttttaataataaatagtttaattcataaaatttttatttgaataataaaataattttttaattaattttattgttggtAACCGAGGTGTCAATTCAATTATGgagaaattattataaatattaaagctataaaaattaaattactataaattatttaaattaaagggatcaaattattataaaagtaaaatttaaaagattaaattattatagtgaATTTTAATTgcactattttattaattaaataagattttaaaaattaaattatttttcattatttgtgtttttttaaatctcaagaaatatattataattagtcGATTATctacatatatttaaattttttaattattattatgtgatattattttataaaataatatttttttataaattcactacgcttattaaaaaaataaaatatcttttctaaaattttaaatttaaaatagtaatCAAGCACAAATTTATGTACCATCAATCTCAGTtggaataaagaaaattaaaattttattacttattattatatttttttaatatataataaaaatttttattaaaaaattatatctttaagaaaataaaatttattaagttcCAGCGATAATAAGATGGCAGTGATGGTATTGGTGAAAGAGAAAAACTTTATTGCAATATCTTTTAAATATgttactatttttaatattaaaatctaatatATCAATTATATTAGATGAAtactattttataataatatgaataatttcacaataattacattataaatatattttattattaaaaaataataaaataattcctcCAAAATATCTAGATGACTCATCATTCGATTTCAATCTAGAAAAAACAGTCAGTTGGTTGTCGAAAGTAGTGCGACCATATATTTTATACTAGAGGGAGAGAGATGTGTGAagaaatacataaaataaaacgagtgttaatgattttatataaatgtaAGTTACAATGGAAGATGAAGAGATCATCGTTATTACTgtcattaatataataaattatagtaatttgagtttaataatttaattatttaatatttataataattaatttagagtattaaaattataattttattctttactatacattaattatttatatttattaattttttataattattttttttactaagcATGTGAgtacttataattatttaaattaataaaatttagtttaataatattatataattaattttattaatttttaattattttatatttttattacaattagtattttttataataattttaatcgattttacatatttattttatataattattcataaaatatttataattatattagttataattttataaaattataaaataaataaataataatagtgtgagataataaaaatttttatatggtcttttattataaaattattgttatatagtaaaagtaattttttaaatttgtccaaatattttttatacggttcttattcaatttttataaatatatttttaacattttatttattattaaaataaaaaatataataaaattttttaataataaaaatacaataaaatttttattgcaatattaataatataatatattaaaagtaatacaatattaaaaagtcacaataataataaatataataaaaattatatttattatattaaaaaatagtaaaaaattaaaatttattcattaatagtgattaaaaaataataaattatatttattatattagaaagtaataaaaaatgaaaaatgaaaatagtGATTAAAAACAtgctaaattatatttattagatatacattaattatatatacatttattattattttatataaatataaaataaaaaatatataaaaaattataaatatacttatacatatctaaatatttaaaattaattatatcacTTATCAATTTCTCATcaacttattttaaatttaattatatatatatatatatatatatatatatatattatttactaataatagaaatataattaaaaagatatattataaatttaaatatatcattttttatattttataattaagaaaataaatatgtattaattttttattaattatttaaaaaatataattaattttaaatattaaatttttttaattataaatcaatatattatattaaaaaattataaaaaaaattaaaaaaaatcacatactaataataataaaaaaatttaaaaattatatacaatatataataataaaaataataaattacatttattatagacattaattatattattaaatataaaaatataactttaaattaaaataagtaatattattaaataaaaatatattttaaaataaaaataaaatatattaaatatatatattgacaTAAATATATAAGTACGTAAGTTAAACATGTTATTTTGtcaattttttcgtaatttattttaaagtcaGCTAACCAGCTTTTCAGacatttaagaattaaaataaaaagaaaactttatatatatacattttttttttctttttaattcttaaaaatgTCTGCAAAGCTGGTTACAAGTCCTTGTCGTTAATAAATGTGCTTGCAGCCAGCGCCACGAATTGGCTTCTTATAACAATCTCTATATTAATTTCCTAATCCATTTTCATCCTCACCAAGAAAAATGGAACTTGCAGGCACTAGCTTTGCACCATTTTTGCCTTCAATCCTTCAGTTTCAtttgtttttattgatttttgcaACCATACTCTGTTTCCAACCTGCTCATTGTCTCTCTAAGTTGGGAAATGAGACTGATAAGCTTGCTCTTCTGCAATTCAAAGCCAAGATAAGCAATGAACCAAATGGCATCTTCAGCTCATGGAACGATTCTGTGCACTTCTGCAAATGGCAAGGAGTTATTTGTGGCCCCAAACATCAGAGAGTTACGTCTCTAAATCTGCAGGGGTTGAGCTTATCAGGGACTATATCTCCACATGTAGGGAATCTCACATTCTTGAGGTTCCTCAGCCTTGGTGACAACATATTTCATGCAGAAATTCCTCAAGAAGTTGGTTACCTCTTCCGATTGAGACATTTCAACCTGAGCACTAACCAGTTGAGTGGTGAAATTCCAGGTAACATCAGCAGTTGCTCAGAGCTCAGGCTTCTAAATTTGATTAATAACAACTTGGTGGGAAAGGTACCTGCTGAGCTTGGCTCTCTGAAGATGCTTGTGATTCTTGACTTGCGTAAAAATAGTCTCACGGGAGAGATCCCACATTCCCTTGGAAATCTTTCATCTCTTCAAGAAATTTACTTAACAGAAAATCTTTTGCAGGGAAAGATTCCAACAGAATTGGGGGACTTGACAAGCTTAACTCTCCTTGCGATCGGAGTTAATAGTCTGAGTGGTACAATACCCCCTGCCCTTTACAATATCTCATCTATCACCATCATTGAGACTACATATAATCAATTAAGTGGGAGTCTCCCAGCAAACATAGGCCTAACTCTTCCTAATCTGGAAAAACTGTTATTAGCTCGAAATGGATTTTTTGGAACCATTCCAGTATCATTGGCCAACTGTTCTCGGCTTCAGCTTATTGACATCTCCAACAACAGTTTCGAGGGGCAACTTCCAACTAATATGGGAAATCTCAAAGGTCTTCAACAACTTCATGTTGAGTTCAATTCCTTTGGCAGTAAGACAAGacaagatttgagttttgtacCATCTCTGGCCAACTGCAGCAACTTGCAACAACTGTATTTTGATGGAAACAATTTCGCTGGTGAATTACCTAGATCCATTGGCAATCTATCTACCCTTGTTCAATTGGGCCTAGGAAGAAATTCGATATCAGGAACAATTCCAGCAGAGGTAGGGAACCTTGTAAATTTGTTTCGGTTAGATATGGATGCAAACTTTTTTTCTGGTAGTATTCCCATTTCTTTCGGAAAGCTACAAAAGCTGGAAAGGCTAACCTTAAATCAAAATCTACTTTCTGGTGAAATTCCAGCGTTGTTGGGTAACATTCCGAAGCTTTATTGGCTTCAGTTAGAAGGAAATAGATTCCAAGGAAATATTACTCCAAGCCTTGGAAACTGCCAAAACCTTCGATTTCTAGATGTATCAAGAAATAAACTAATGGGCAGCATACCCACACAAATCGTTGGCCTTTCTTCTCTATCAGGAACTCTTAACTTATCACAGAACTCATTGTCAGGTTCTTTACCCTCAGAAGTTGGCAACTTGAAAAGTGTTAATGCATTAGATGTATCAGAGAACAAAATCTACGGGGAAATTCCAAAGACAATGGGTGATTGTTCCAGGCTAGAAATCCTTTACATGCAGGGTAACTTACTGCAAGGAGCCATTCCCTCATCTTTTGATTCCTTGAGAGGTCTCCAACGAATAGATTTGTCAAGAAACAACTTGTCAGGAAGTATTCCAAATGAGCTAGAAAAACTCATCTTCTTGAAATATTTGAATCTTTCTTTCAACAATCTTGAGGGTGAGGTACCAAAAACAGGAGTCTTCAAAAATGCAAGTGCGTTTTCGCTCGTTGGGAATAGAAACCTTTGTGGAGGTATTGCAGAACTGCAGCTGCCAGCATGTCCtatcaaagaagaaaaagacaGAAGGCCTTCCATTGTCATAGTCCTCACCACAACCATCAGTTCTTTTCTCTTTGTCGTGATAGTCACATTCTTATGTCTTTTCTATTGGCAAAACTCAAAAAAGAGTCCAACTTTCTCAACTTTCACAGTCGATGAACTTCCTCAAATTTCATATGGAGAACTATTGAAAGCAACTGACAGATTCTCTTCAGAAAACTTAATTGGACAGGGCAGTTTTGGCTCAGTATATAAAGGAAGACTTGATCAGCAATGGAAATGTTTTGTTGCTATAAAGGTACTCAACCTTCAGCAACATGGAGCTTCCAAGAGCTTCATTGCTGAGTGCAACGCATTGAAAAACATCAGACACCGGAATCTTGTTAAGATCTTGACGTACTGCTCCAGCATTGATTCCAAAGGCAATGATTTCAAAGCTCTAGTGTTCAATTTCATGGAAAATGGGAGCTTGGAAATTTGGTTGCATCCAGAAGAAAATAGTAATAATCAAA
This region of Manihot esculenta cultivar AM560-2 chromosome 10, M.esculenta_v8, whole genome shotgun sequence genomic DNA includes:
- the LOC110624602 gene encoding putative receptor-like protein kinase At3g47110 — its product is MELAGTSFAPFLPSILQFHLFLLIFATILCFQPAHCLSKLGNETDKLALLQFKAKISNEPNGIFSSWNDSVHFCKWQGVICGPKHQRVTSLNLQGLSLSGTISPHVGNLTFLRFLSLGDNIFHAEIPQEVGYLFRLRHFNLSTNQLSGEIPGNISSCSELRLLNLINNNLVGKVPAELGSLKMLVILDLRKNSLTGEIPHSLGNLSSLQEIYLTENLLQGKIPTELGDLTSLTLLAIGVNSLSGTIPPALYNISSITIIETTYNQLSGSLPANIGLTLPNLEKLLLARNGFFGTIPVSLANCSRLQLIDISNNSFEGQLPTNMGNLKGLQQLHVEFNSFGSKTRQDLSFVPSLANCSNLQQLYFDGNNFAGELPRSIGNLSTLVQLGLGRNSISGTIPAEVGNLVNLFRLDMDANFFSGSIPISFGKLQKLERLTLNQNLLSGEIPALLGNIPKLYWLQLEGNRFQGNITPSLGNCQNLRFLDVSRNKLMGSIPTQIVGLSSLSGTLNLSQNSLSGSLPSEVGNLKSVNALDVSENKIYGEIPKTMGDCSRLEILYMQGNLLQGAIPSSFDSLRGLQRIDLSRNNLSGSIPNELEKLIFLKYLNLSFNNLEGEVPKTGVFKNASAFSLVGNRNLCGGIAELQLPACPIKEEKDRRPSIVIVLTTTISSFLFVVIVTFLCLFYWQNSKKSPTFSTFTVDELPQISYGELLKATDRFSSENLIGQGSFGSVYKGRLDQQWKCFVAIKVLNLQQHGASKSFIAECNALKNIRHRNLVKILTYCSSIDSKGNDFKALVFNFMENGSLEIWLHPEENSNNQTRKLDFLQRLYIAIDVASALHYLHDHCETPIVHCDLKPSNILLDSDLTAHVGDFGLAKLLAESTNSPSQSQTFSTGIKGTIGYMPPEYGVGSSVTTYGDVYSFGILLLEMFTGKRPTHDVFTDGLDLHNFVKAKLPRQVMQVVDPTLLTPGEVGAATAAAAENMDNDGSIDDSVREYVVSVLQIGLKCSTEVPKDRMSMKDATSKLNDIKDTFLHRHQKIV